In one window of Tumebacillus algifaecis DNA:
- the csx7 gene encoding type III CRISPR-associated RAMP protein Csx7: protein MSQFHLFQNELSVCGEVHLVTPLHIGAGNNGLFGVGNEVVKRANGAPYIPGSSLKGTLRSVLERLSDVATLPKSASGKSACISTDDDHFCLKDSQKYEVRDIHFRNGKQAEEIAQIVSNESCILCHLFGNTMMAGKVQFFDSEVVLDSWGGRYDHRDGVGIDRDSGTTKHGVKYEFEAVPAGTAFHFSLRASNLTDEEKVWLFVGLELLRSGEVTLGGKAARGLGKVEGANWKVLERNPNNFFAALLKKEGAEVPFESYATPLFAPLQMEV from the coding sequence ATGAGCCAGTTCCATCTCTTTCAAAACGAACTGTCTGTTTGTGGGGAAGTTCACCTTGTGACTCCGCTCCACATTGGAGCAGGAAATAATGGATTGTTCGGAGTGGGGAACGAAGTAGTTAAGCGTGCAAACGGTGCGCCTTATATTCCGGGCTCTTCGTTGAAAGGCACACTTCGTTCGGTATTAGAGCGATTGTCTGACGTAGCAACATTACCCAAGTCGGCCAGTGGGAAGTCGGCTTGTATCTCGACCGATGACGATCATTTTTGTTTGAAGGACTCGCAGAAGTATGAGGTCAGAGATATTCACTTTCGTAATGGTAAGCAGGCAGAAGAGATTGCTCAGATCGTCAGTAATGAGTCTTGTATTTTGTGCCATCTGTTCGGTAACACGATGATGGCGGGGAAAGTGCAATTTTTTGATAGCGAGGTGGTGCTGGATTCGTGGGGCGGACGCTATGACCACCGCGATGGCGTGGGTATTGACCGCGATTCGGGTACGACCAAGCATGGCGTGAAGTACGAATTTGAGGCAGTACCGGCAGGCACGGCGTTTCATTTCTCACTACGTGCTTCGAATTTGACGGACGAGGAAAAGGTCTGGCTTTTTGTCGGGCTGGAACTTTTGCGCAGCGGTGAGGTGACGCTTGGTGGTAAGGCGGCTCGTGGGTTAGGTAAAGTCGAAGGCGCTAATTGGAAGGTGCTCGAACGCAATCCGAACAACTTTTTTGCCGCGCTGTTAAAGAAAGAGGGAGCCGAAGTTCCGTTTGAATCATATGCAACCCCACTCTTCGCTCCTCTGCAGATGGAGGTGTAG
- a CDS encoding RAMP superfamily CRISPR-associated protein — translation MFKELRNEAVFQFHLRTDSPFVVKSGSEDLLDPTLPDSQILRSYRKGKLEAVIPGSSLKGVFRSRAEQLLKTMGHHGIDTFRRIRKEKDDVIKDIYEKKSDPVQQLFGSTAIKSRILFQDAFPLEGTEVVTGLRHGVGIHRVTGGAADRVKFDTEIVESGVFQAEIRLTNYELWQLALVAWLLQDLDEGFIKIGSMTTRGFGRFLVENLQLKVRDYRINTSQLTGFQDKDVIGKALEWKASLLRKEAYFDSLEELIGDGGILLDVPFPAPKEARA, via the coding sequence ATGTTTAAAGAACTTCGAAATGAGGCAGTGTTTCAGTTTCACTTGCGCACAGATTCCCCCTTTGTGGTCAAAAGTGGAAGCGAAGATCTCTTAGACCCGACTTTGCCGGACAGCCAAATTTTGCGCTCCTACCGCAAGGGGAAATTGGAAGCGGTCATCCCGGGTTCGAGCTTGAAAGGCGTGTTTCGTTCGCGGGCGGAGCAACTTTTGAAAACGATGGGTCACCATGGTATCGATACGTTTCGCAGAATTCGTAAGGAAAAAGATGATGTGATCAAGGACATCTACGAGAAAAAATCGGACCCCGTCCAGCAACTTTTTGGATCGACGGCGATCAAATCTCGAATTTTGTTTCAAGATGCTTTCCCGCTCGAAGGCACGGAAGTGGTGACCGGTTTGCGACATGGCGTAGGGATTCACCGTGTCACCGGAGGGGCAGCAGACCGAGTAAAATTTGACACGGAGATTGTGGAGAGTGGCGTTTTCCAAGCCGAGATTCGGCTCACCAACTATGAGCTGTGGCAACTGGCTCTGGTGGCGTGGTTGCTCCAAGATTTAGATGAGGGATTTATCAAAATCGGCTCGATGACCACGCGTGGATTCGGACGTTTCCTCGTTGAAAACCTGCAACTGAAGGTGCGCGATTATCGCATAAACACGTCACAACTCACCGGATTTCAAGACAAGGACGTGATCGGTAAAGCGCTTGAGTGGAAAGCCTCGTTGCTGCGGAAGGAAGCGTATTTTGACTCGCTGGAAGAACTGATCGGCGACGGCGGAATTCTGCTGGATGTTCCTTTCCCCGCACCTAAGGAGGCGCGAGCATGA
- a CDS encoding RAMP superfamily CRISPR-associated protein, which produces MSKPYRFVSFNKEVEREQIVGREQMISDRYHGKLSLKITALTELLVATGKLESADGKLVNGLTTCEGRPVIPGSSLKGMSRSHTEMISYSCNPFRGAKYGHVPEQNNFPCNDEVKNPRHVRACVACRLYGYTMKQKGNVAKGLIDFTDFKLEGDVQTHIGVSKIPSLYAPLREEKALKHYQNDEDYLQRKMYRHGTPQTHIGSEYQVVKAGAVFQGEITFQNLQQEELALLVLSLGAAEGARKFQSKIGYAKPAYFGSVQIELEQVHPYARPFMKGVRSFTKDDVMQWVEQYGKDEFLRAQVQRVVEHYQYERDKKNQWGRDRYGHKTY; this is translated from the coding sequence ATGAGCAAGCCGTATCGCTTTGTATCTTTCAACAAAGAAGTTGAACGGGAACAGATTGTTGGACGTGAACAGATGATCTCCGACCGTTACCACGGAAAACTTTCTTTGAAGATCACCGCGTTGACCGAGCTTTTGGTCGCTACAGGCAAACTGGAATCGGCGGATGGGAAGTTGGTCAATGGCTTGACCACATGTGAGGGGAGGCCGGTGATTCCCGGCAGTTCCTTGAAGGGAATGAGTCGGTCTCATACGGAAATGATCAGCTATTCTTGCAACCCGTTTCGGGGTGCCAAATATGGGCATGTGCCAGAGCAAAATAACTTCCCATGCAATGATGAGGTCAAAAATCCTCGTCATGTGCGAGCTTGCGTAGCTTGTCGACTATATGGCTACACGATGAAACAGAAGGGCAATGTCGCCAAGGGATTGATCGACTTCACCGACTTCAAACTTGAAGGGGATGTGCAAACGCATATTGGAGTCTCCAAAATTCCTTCGCTATACGCTCCATTGCGAGAGGAGAAAGCACTAAAGCACTATCAAAATGACGAGGACTATTTGCAGCGGAAGATGTATCGGCATGGAACGCCGCAAACTCACATCGGCAGTGAGTATCAGGTGGTAAAGGCGGGGGCTGTGTTTCAAGGAGAGATCACGTTCCAAAATTTGCAACAGGAAGAGTTGGCCTTGCTGGTGCTGTCCTTGGGCGCGGCAGAAGGGGCGAGAAAGTTTCAAAGCAAAATCGGCTATGCCAAACCTGCTTATTTCGGCAGTGTACAGATCGAACTGGAGCAGGTGCATCCTTATGCACGTCCCTTCATGAAGGGTGTTCGCTCGTTTACGAAAGATGACGTCATGCAGTGGGTCGAGCAGTACGGGAAAGATGAGTTTTTGCGTGCACAGGTGCAACGTGTGGTCGAACATTATCAGTACGAGCGCGACAAGAAGAACCAATGGGGGCGAGACCGCTACGGGCATAAGACTTATTAG
- a CDS encoding TIGR02710 family CRISPR-associated CARF protein has translation MIRNDLERRELMTERVLITTVGGSRVPIINAHRDMKPKYTVFITSKSRENQPSSSDSVKNDGSTSATRKPAKETFTAVTKYLLATSKEQNEMYLSESDLVAVGKHLLNEAGKSEQSILNQLQLQEDEYNIIELDSPDDISEAYSKITAQVQLMRQEYPHAEIVIDITGGTKSMSAAGALVANDEKVSLSVVVGKRPNLDKVDDFSRARFQNYGVVELRREVRRIQERLYGRDYPSAVELCQEVLQDVQNKHSKEVEQEQLVEKLEQLESYAKAFRLWDEFEHDAAVKTLEYLGEAALQLRLFGQEVAKAKRLMIGYYNDLTKPRVERVGFELAYDLYFNAVRRGEQQKFDDAVARLYRTLEVLGQLLLLNRHGIRTKWVLVAELEGKVSAEYYQAMQKKCNEQGVMETALMDSIKLLFEIDSNLRPFLKGNLKKLRGLLGSRNQSILAHGFTRVDEKVYQEFQEFVREFIVEVDGLVKNKPCLVNYEDRQFPREIIFQS, from the coding sequence TTGATCCGCAACGATTTGGAACGGAGGGAGCTTATGACGGAGAGAGTTTTAATCACGACAGTGGGTGGGTCGCGTGTTCCGATCATCAACGCACATCGTGACATGAAACCCAAGTACACCGTGTTTATCACATCAAAAAGCAGAGAAAATCAGCCAAGCAGTAGCGACAGTGTGAAAAATGACGGGTCAACAAGTGCGACTCGGAAACCTGCGAAAGAAACCTTTACTGCCGTCACAAAGTATTTGCTGGCCACGTCAAAAGAACAAAATGAAATGTACCTATCGGAATCCGATCTGGTAGCGGTCGGGAAGCACCTGCTAAATGAGGCTGGGAAGTCGGAGCAATCCATTCTCAATCAACTCCAACTGCAAGAAGACGAGTACAACATTATCGAACTGGACAGCCCTGACGACATTTCTGAAGCGTACTCGAAAATCACAGCACAGGTGCAACTCATGCGCCAAGAATATCCCCATGCTGAGATTGTGATTGATATTACAGGTGGCACCAAATCGATGAGTGCAGCTGGAGCGTTGGTTGCCAATGATGAAAAGGTCTCACTTTCCGTGGTCGTAGGAAAACGGCCGAACTTGGATAAGGTTGACGATTTCAGCCGAGCACGTTTTCAAAATTATGGGGTTGTAGAGTTGCGAAGAGAGGTCAGACGGATTCAGGAGCGTCTTTATGGTCGTGACTATCCATCTGCGGTTGAATTGTGCCAAGAAGTTTTACAAGATGTTCAGAACAAACATTCCAAGGAAGTTGAACAAGAGCAATTGGTTGAGAAGTTAGAGCAACTCGAAAGCTACGCAAAAGCTTTTCGTCTCTGGGATGAATTTGAACATGATGCGGCGGTCAAGACGTTGGAATATCTGGGGGAGGCTGCGTTGCAGTTGCGGTTGTTTGGGCAAGAAGTTGCTAAGGCGAAACGCTTGATGATCGGCTACTATAATGATCTGACGAAGCCAAGAGTGGAACGGGTTGGCTTCGAATTGGCATACGACCTCTATTTCAATGCGGTTCGTCGAGGCGAGCAACAGAAGTTTGATGATGCGGTCGCGCGACTGTATAGAACCTTAGAAGTGTTAGGGCAATTGTTGTTGCTGAACCGTCATGGGATTCGCACGAAGTGGGTGTTGGTAGCAGAGTTGGAAGGGAAGGTATCAGCTGAATACTACCAGGCGATGCAAAAGAAATGCAATGAACAGGGCGTGATGGAAACCGCGCTGATGGATTCGATCAAACTGTTGTTTGAGATCGATTCGAATCTGCGACCTTTCTTAAAGGGGAATTTGAAGAAATTGAGAGGTCTTCTCGGGAGCAGGAATCAATCCATTCTCGCGCATGGTTTTACAAGGGTCGATGAAAAGGTGTACCAAGAATTTCAGGAGTTTGTGCGAGAGTTTATAGTTGAGGTCGATGGTTTGGTAAAGAACAAGCCCTGTCTGGTCAATTACGAGGACAGACAGTTTCCTCGGGAGATCATTTTCCAAAGTTGA
- a CDS encoding C39 family peptidase has product MGHEIQGIPVINQYPVLPTGCEATALTMLLNWAGVDVLYTEVAKALPKVALPHEVDGKWYGGNPNKGFIGDPFQKESYGVFHGPIAELIERYLPGLAVDLSGGSLAEVLAVLDSGRPVVVWATLKLREGRVTDVWQDEDGTEIRWISPQHCMLMTGYDDQHVIINDPDTGAVEHYPRELFEDRWVLLGRQAVTVRA; this is encoded by the coding sequence ATGGGGCATGAGATCCAAGGGATTCCGGTGATCAACCAATATCCCGTCCTGCCAACCGGGTGCGAAGCGACGGCGCTGACGATGCTGTTGAACTGGGCAGGAGTTGACGTGCTCTACACGGAGGTAGCCAAAGCCTTGCCCAAAGTCGCGCTGCCACATGAGGTGGACGGCAAATGGTATGGAGGCAACCCGAACAAAGGGTTTATCGGCGATCCGTTTCAGAAAGAAAGCTATGGCGTGTTCCACGGGCCGATCGCTGAGCTGATCGAGCGATATTTGCCGGGCCTTGCAGTCGATCTCAGCGGTGGAAGTCTGGCCGAGGTGTTGGCAGTGCTCGACAGCGGGCGTCCGGTCGTCGTCTGGGCGACGCTCAAATTGCGCGAAGGGCGGGTGACGGACGTCTGGCAGGATGAAGACGGTACCGAAATTCGCTGGATTTCGCCACAGCACTGCATGCTGATGACCGGCTATGACGATCAGCATGTGATCATCAACGACCCGGACACGGGAGCGGTCGAGCACTATCCGCGCGAGCTGTTTGAAGACCGCTGGGTATTGCTCGGCAGACAAGCGGTAACGGTGCGGGCATAG
- a CDS encoding zinc ribbon-containing protein — MASNILRYVQEAKENFDRTVDCKHTKFDDLYPFMLEDPNFFWYKRHAAWSRLLMAVEIAEREGLEWRDLFKPLHQAMIANKVLNRKVLDYWLEPSVTEVVEFE, encoded by the coding sequence ATGGCTTCGAACATCTTGCGCTATGTACAAGAAGCGAAGGAGAATTTTGACCGAACTGTTGACTGTAAACACACCAAATTTGATGATCTTTACCCGTTCATGTTAGAAGATCCAAACTTCTTTTGGTACAAACGACATGCCGCTTGGTCGCGTTTGCTGATGGCCGTAGAGATTGCGGAACGTGAGGGCCTGGAATGGCGAGATCTGTTCAAACCCCTTCACCAAGCTATGATCGCCAACAAAGTCTTAAACCGCAAAGTGCTCGACTACTGGCTCGAACCGAGCGTCACAGAAGTCGTCGAATTTGAATAG
- a CDS encoding DUF92 domain-containing protein: MDALIGFAGSALIALLAYRKRSLTVSGAWAAVVVGTILYGVGSLPWFGTLIFFFISSTLLTKWKQHAKAELEANYEKTGQRDAGQVFANGGLAVLLCLGAWAWPHPFWWYAFLGVMATVTSDTWATEVGGLSKRPPRFLLTGKQVAPGTSGGVTRMGLSASLLGGVLIGAVAWGLAVVSEGEMNLLQLLMIGGVAGLAGSLFDSLLGATWQAMFKCSVCGALTERREHCGQQTLKVRGLPFLSNDLVNLAASLFGGAVAVLLSLL, from the coding sequence ATGGATGCGTTGATCGGATTTGCAGGGAGCGCCCTGATCGCTTTGCTTGCCTATCGCAAAAGGTCGTTGACCGTCTCGGGGGCTTGGGCTGCGGTCGTGGTTGGCACGATTTTGTACGGGGTCGGCAGTTTGCCGTGGTTTGGTACCTTGATTTTCTTTTTCATCTCCTCGACGCTTTTGACCAAGTGGAAGCAGCATGCCAAAGCGGAGTTGGAAGCGAACTATGAAAAGACGGGGCAACGCGATGCCGGACAGGTGTTCGCCAACGGTGGCCTTGCCGTCCTGCTTTGTTTAGGTGCGTGGGCGTGGCCTCATCCGTTCTGGTGGTATGCGTTTTTAGGCGTGATGGCGACGGTGACCAGTGATACGTGGGCGACCGAAGTCGGCGGTTTGAGCAAGCGGCCACCCCGCTTTTTGCTGACTGGTAAGCAAGTGGCGCCAGGCACCTCTGGCGGGGTCACCCGCATGGGCCTGAGCGCATCGCTTTTGGGCGGGGTTTTGATCGGCGCTGTTGCCTGGGGGTTAGCAGTTGTTTCTGAAGGCGAGATGAACTTGCTGCAACTGCTGATGATCGGCGGCGTTGCGGGCTTGGCAGGATCGCTGTTCGATTCATTGCTCGGAGCTACTTGGCAGGCGATGTTCAAATGTTCGGTCTGTGGCGCACTGACCGAGCGGCGTGAGCATTGCGGACAGCAGACACTAAAAGTGCGCGGACTGCCCTTTTTGTCGAACGATCTGGTCAATTTGGCAGCCTCGCTGTTTGGCGGAGCGGTCGCTGTGCTCTTGAGCCTGTTGTAA
- the fadH gene encoding 2,4-dienoyl-CoA reductase, with protein MKDKVVIVTGGSNGMGKAMAKKFAQEGMKVVITGRTAEKLLATKREIEQYDGQVLTVEMDVRDPELVQKMVDQTKAEFGRIDFLVNNAAGNFICPAEKLSLNGWNSVINIVLNGTFYCSQAVGKEWIENGQRGSILNILATYAWTAGAGVVHSAAAKAGVQSLTRTLAVEWGSRYGIRVNAIAPGPIAETGGAEKLLLSEEMHQATLESIPLKRLGRVEEVADLAYFLFSPQAEYINGDCITIDGGQWLNRMPF; from the coding sequence GTGAAAGACAAAGTGGTGATCGTCACAGGCGGCAGTAATGGCATGGGCAAAGCGATGGCCAAAAAGTTCGCACAGGAAGGCATGAAAGTCGTCATCACGGGACGGACGGCAGAGAAACTGTTGGCAACGAAGCGTGAGATCGAGCAGTATGACGGTCAGGTGCTGACCGTCGAGATGGATGTGCGCGATCCGGAATTGGTGCAGAAGATGGTTGATCAGACCAAGGCCGAATTTGGCAGGATCGATTTTCTCGTCAATAACGCAGCCGGGAACTTCATCTGCCCGGCGGAGAAACTGTCGCTCAACGGTTGGAACTCGGTGATCAACATCGTCCTCAACGGCACGTTCTACTGCTCGCAGGCGGTGGGCAAAGAGTGGATTGAAAACGGTCAGCGCGGCAGTATTTTGAACATTCTTGCAACCTATGCGTGGACGGCTGGAGCAGGTGTTGTTCATTCGGCCGCCGCCAAAGCGGGCGTACAATCGTTGACCCGCACGTTGGCTGTCGAGTGGGGCAGTCGCTATGGCATTCGCGTCAATGCGATCGCACCAGGTCCGATCGCGGAGACGGGCGGTGCGGAAAAACTGTTGCTTTCCGAAGAGATGCATCAAGCGACGCTCGAATCGATCCCGCTCAAGCGGCTCGGGCGTGTCGAGGAGGTCGCCGATCTCGCCTACTTCCTCTTCTCTCCGCAAGCAGAATATATCAACGGCGACTGTATCACCATCGATGGTGGTCAGTGGCTGAACCGCATGCCCTTTTGA
- a CDS encoding YheC/YheD family endospore coat-associated protein, with amino-acid sequence MKEEKRPIFGIITTAIARRQHWKRRRSGYMPSAIWQALEQRASELGLTTCLFRPEDLDVRRGRVNGVVCVRSGETKVWRRITCPLPDVVYDNVFVHLSTTPALKRARRFFENRGTPVFNPRLGNKAELAAWLRNYPNLWNYHPETMLFTDPAQLEALLKSHQSVYLKPVLGSAGQGIIEIRTQEDGNYLVRAVKYGKDKRSFTRVLGTAGMLAFVRAERHRQRYILQAGCELLWIDKGKIDLRTHLQRNQQGEWEVVALIVKRGSPGSIVSNYHAGGSVHSWYWLKRWAKDNDFELPRRRELFQLSVAICNAYADKSPYLSSLGLDLGIDEVGKIWLLDVNARPGRNILEQEQKIRCTQLHAEFAYYLCYHRQ; translated from the coding sequence ATGAAGGAGGAAAAGCGACCGATCTTCGGGATCATCACGACAGCCATCGCTCGTCGTCAGCACTGGAAACGCCGTCGTTCCGGCTACATGCCAAGCGCGATTTGGCAGGCTTTGGAGCAACGTGCTTCCGAACTTGGCCTGACGACATGTCTGTTTCGCCCTGAAGATCTCGATGTCCGACGAGGTCGCGTGAACGGTGTGGTGTGTGTACGCAGTGGCGAAACAAAAGTCTGGCGGCGCATCACGTGCCCACTGCCCGATGTGGTCTACGATAACGTTTTTGTCCATCTAAGCACTACACCTGCGCTCAAGCGAGCACGACGCTTTTTTGAAAACAGAGGCACACCTGTGTTCAATCCCCGGCTTGGCAACAAAGCGGAACTGGCGGCGTGGCTTCGCAACTATCCGAACTTGTGGAACTACCATCCCGAGACGATGCTGTTCACCGACCCGGCCCAACTCGAAGCGCTGCTCAAGAGCCACCAATCCGTCTATTTGAAACCTGTGCTTGGCAGTGCCGGACAAGGCATCATCGAGATTCGCACGCAAGAGGACGGAAACTATCTGGTGCGGGCCGTGAAATATGGCAAAGACAAGCGTTCGTTCACCCGCGTGCTTGGCACAGCGGGGATGCTGGCATTTGTCCGGGCGGAACGGCATCGTCAGCGCTACATTTTGCAGGCAGGCTGTGAACTGCTGTGGATCGACAAAGGGAAAATCGACTTGCGGACACACTTGCAACGCAATCAGCAAGGGGAGTGGGAGGTGGTCGCTCTGATCGTCAAGCGCGGGAGTCCCGGCTCGATCGTCTCCAATTATCATGCAGGTGGATCTGTCCATTCCTGGTACTGGTTGAAGCGGTGGGCCAAGGACAACGATTTCGAACTGCCCCGCCGTCGTGAGCTGTTCCAACTGTCTGTAGCGATCTGCAACGCGTATGCAGACAAGTCGCCCTACCTCTCCAGCTTAGGTCTTGATCTTGGCATCGACGAGGTGGGCAAGATCTGGCTGCTCGATGTCAACGCACGACCTGGACGCAACATTTTGGAGCAGGAGCAAAAGATTCGCTGTACACAGTTACATGCAGAATTTGCCTATTATTTGTGCTATCATAGGCAGTAA
- a CDS encoding DUF445 family protein encodes MKILFITVGVGALIGLFTNWLAIIMLFRPWHEKRLFGKRLPFTPGLIPRRQQELAEKLGEIVEKDLLTPDGLAKSLSRPDLEYAVKRAGIQGLAERLNKAPTAGLLARQLFGPDALEKSRKWMVEKAVVFLQSEAGRSKLEGLADGLYDHLRGALSKAEVRRDLAHGFAGPFYANLATGQTTWQEALPEGTRAIVEERLRASVQPMLEGASVWMEEPQVVLAISEMLQDKVKNIPLLGPMAVSFLSPERVAGDIVPRLQAVIVSASVRELVTERLHEAVGKFWGQPIGNLVSHMSPYDFADLLDKVLGVVLERALSDEASSRRLFKEMIVNGVVAGANQAAISELVHRLMDALDGWNVREVYIQRTEEVDRLFMKGWRWLRGELIEAMPALLDAMAIRQVVREQVASYPIPTLEKLIVSVVNKELRLITLLGGVLGGLIGLVQALLVM; translated from the coding sequence ATGAAGATACTGTTTATCACGGTAGGCGTCGGCGCATTGATCGGTCTGTTCACCAACTGGTTGGCGATCATCATGCTGTTTCGACCGTGGCACGAAAAGCGGTTGTTCGGCAAACGATTGCCGTTTACACCAGGTCTGATCCCGCGTCGGCAACAGGAGCTCGCTGAAAAATTGGGTGAGATCGTCGAAAAGGATTTGCTGACACCCGATGGGCTGGCCAAGTCGCTGTCCCGACCCGATTTGGAATATGCGGTGAAGCGGGCCGGCATTCAGGGATTGGCAGAGCGTTTGAACAAAGCTCCGACAGCTGGACTGCTCGCCCGTCAGCTGTTCGGGCCCGATGCGCTTGAGAAGTCGAGGAAGTGGATGGTTGAAAAAGCGGTGGTCTTTCTACAGAGTGAAGCGGGCCGCAGCAAACTGGAAGGGCTGGCCGACGGACTGTACGACCATCTGCGAGGAGCGCTGTCCAAAGCGGAAGTGCGCCGTGATCTGGCGCACGGATTTGCAGGCCCCTTCTACGCCAATCTAGCGACCGGGCAGACGACGTGGCAGGAAGCGCTTCCGGAAGGAACGCGCGCGATCGTGGAAGAACGCTTGCGGGCGAGTGTCCAGCCGATGCTCGAAGGAGCATCCGTTTGGATGGAGGAGCCGCAGGTGGTGCTTGCGATCTCGGAGATGTTGCAGGACAAGGTGAAAAACATTCCGTTGCTCGGCCCGATGGCGGTGTCCTTTTTGTCGCCGGAGCGGGTGGCGGGCGACATCGTGCCGCGGTTGCAAGCGGTCATCGTGTCCGCTTCGGTGCGTGAACTGGTCACCGAGCGCCTGCACGAGGCGGTCGGAAAGTTCTGGGGCCAACCGATCGGAAACCTCGTCAGCCACATGTCGCCCTATGATTTTGCCGACCTGTTGGACAAGGTGCTCGGCGTGGTGTTGGAGCGAGCGCTTTCTGACGAGGCGTCATCGAGGCGGCTGTTCAAAGAGATGATCGTAAACGGTGTCGTGGCTGGTGCGAACCAGGCTGCGATCAGCGAGCTCGTTCACCGTCTGATGGACGCACTGGACGGATGGAATGTGCGCGAGGTCTACATACAACGTACTGAAGAGGTCGATCGCCTGTTCATGAAGGGGTGGCGCTGGCTGCGCGGCGAACTGATCGAGGCGATGCCTGCACTGCTCGATGCGATGGCGATTCGTCAGGTCGTTCGTGAGCAAGTGGCCTCCTATCCGATCCCGACGCTGGAAAAATTGATCGTGTCGGTGGTGAACAAGGAATTGCGTTTGATCACTCTGCTAGGCGGCGTGCTTGGCGGTTTGATCGGACTGGTACAAGCTTTGCTTGTGATGTAG
- a CDS encoding YlbF family regulator, with protein MNPYDKAHELARALQNSQEFQLLELLKKSVDQDSAVKKLLDDYRRRQWELETRRLMGEEITQEDLGQMARLQEALTSNETARQYLAAEYQFGLMYSDIHKILGDAVRLVIAQPTNV; from the coding sequence ATGAATCCATACGACAAAGCACATGAGCTGGCCCGCGCCTTGCAGAACAGTCAAGAGTTTCAGCTCTTGGAGCTCTTGAAAAAAAGCGTAGACCAAGACTCGGCTGTCAAAAAGCTGTTGGATGATTATCGCCGTCGTCAATGGGAGTTGGAGACGCGCCGACTGATGGGGGAAGAGATCACCCAAGAGGATCTTGGGCAGATGGCTCGGCTACAGGAAGCGCTGACATCAAACGAGACCGCTCGCCAGTATCTTGCGGCGGAATATCAATTTGGCCTGATGTACTCCGATATTCATAAAATTCTCGGCGATGCGGTGCGTCTCGTGATCGCACAGCCGACAAATGTATAG
- a CDS encoding metal-dependent hydrolase, giving the protein MKVTFLGHACTLVEAEGKRVIIDPFLNGNPQATVKPSDVQVDAVLITHAHGDHVGDAVEIAKRNDCQIIANHEIATYLEGQYGVKVHGMSTGGAFQFEFGRVKLTPAFHGSGFELEGGNLMYGGQPGGILLTMAGKTFYHAGDTGLFGDMKLIGELNKIDIAALPIGDNYTMGPEDARIAASWIKAGVTFPIHFDTIPLLAQDAQAWVASLGEYDLKGIVVKPGEAVEV; this is encoded by the coding sequence ATGAAAGTGACTTTTTTAGGACATGCGTGCACATTGGTGGAAGCAGAAGGAAAACGAGTGATCATCGACCCGTTCTTGAATGGCAACCCGCAGGCGACAGTAAAGCCGTCTGACGTACAGGTTGATGCCGTATTGATCACACACGCACATGGCGACCATGTGGGTGACGCGGTGGAGATCGCCAAGCGCAACGACTGTCAGATCATCGCCAACCACGAAATTGCTACCTATCTGGAGGGGCAGTATGGCGTGAAAGTACACGGGATGAGCACTGGCGGGGCGTTTCAATTCGAATTTGGCCGGGTCAAACTGACGCCAGCTTTTCATGGCTCTGGATTTGAGTTGGAAGGCGGGAATTTGATGTATGGCGGGCAACCGGGTGGAATTTTGTTAACGATGGCAGGGAAGACGTTCTATCATGCTGGCGATACCGGGTTGTTCGGCGACATGAAGCTGATCGGCGAACTGAACAAGATCGACATCGCCGCGCTGCCGATCGGGGACAACTACACGATGGGTCCGGAAGATGCACGGATCGCCGCCTCTTGGATCAAAGCAGGCGTGACCTTCCCGATCCACTTCGATACGATCCCGTTGCTCGCGCAAGATGCACAAGCATGGGTCGCGAGTTTAGGAGAGTACGATCTGAAGGGTATTGTGGTCAAGCCGGGCGAAGCGGTCGAAGTGTAA
- a CDS encoding DUF3243 domain-containing protein: MSVLSNFDQWKEFLGDRVEQAVEAGMSNEKVSNVAFRVGEYLADKVDPKNEQERLLQEMWNVSNEEDRHALARVMVNLVANH; the protein is encoded by the coding sequence ATGTCCGTTCTGAGCAACTTCGATCAATGGAAAGAATTTCTGGGCGACCGTGTGGAACAAGCGGTTGAAGCTGGGATGTCCAACGAGAAAGTCTCCAATGTCGCATTCCGTGTTGGCGAATACCTCGCTGACAAAGTGGACCCGAAAAATGAGCAGGAACGCCTCCTGCAAGAAATGTGGAATGTCAGCAACGAGGAAGATCGCCATGCACTGGCTCGCGTCATGGTCAACCTCGTCGCCAATCACTGA